From a region of the Daphnia magna isolate NIES linkage group LG1, ASM2063170v1.1, whole genome shotgun sequence genome:
- the LOC123466751 gene encoding LOW QUALITY PROTEIN: PITH domain-containing protein GA19395-like (The sequence of the model RefSeq protein was modified relative to this genomic sequence to represent the inferred CDS: inserted 1 base in 1 codon): MEHNHAHGHHCECXQETKTENLAELYNLYSKIDMENLECLNEAVENSVKSVFRPWDQRLDSTKFVESDADEELLFNIPFTGNVKLKGLIIIGGEGGTHPSLVRLFKNRPHMTFDEAASQPDQELNLVEDFEGNIEYATKIVKFSSVYHLTLHFPKNYGSETSKIQFIGLKGDWSEGHRHGVTLCTYEATPSMADHKDKVLQTTNLNI; the protein is encoded by the exons ATGGAACACAATCACGCACACGGTCATCATTGTGAGT GCCAAGAAaccaaaactgaaaatttgGCCGAACTATATAACTTGTATTCCAAGATCGACATGGAAAATCTAGAGTGTTTAAATGAAGCTGTAGAAAATTCAGTGAAAAGTGTTTTTCGGCCTTGGGACCAACGTCTAGATAGCACCAAG TTTGTTGAAAGTGATGCAGATGAAGAGCTATTGTTCAACATTCC ATTTACAGGTAATGTGAAGTTGAAGGGATTGATCATTATAGGGGGAGAAGGAGGAACTCACCCATCATTGGTACGCTT ATTCAAGAATCGACCTCATATGACTTTTGATGAGGCAGCCAGCCAACCAGATCAGGAGTTAAACCTTGTTGAAGACTTTGAAGGAAACATAGAATATGCTACCAA GATAGTGAAATTTTCTTCTGTCTACCATTTGACACTGCATTTTCCTAAAAACTATGGTTctgaaacatcaaaaattCAGTTCATTGGCTTGAAAGGAGATTGGTCAGAAGGCCATAGACACGGTGTTACTCTGTGCACCTACGAAGCCACCCCATCTATGGCGGATCACAAAGACAAAGTGTTACAGACTA